A region from the Anaeromyxobacter diazotrophicus genome encodes:
- a CDS encoding M56 family metallopeptidase, with translation MPSGKWWVDYAAQSVMHALVAALAIEALLRVWRARAPGDRLVLRLIGLGQPLVVTPLLFALAPLRRGERFADVWALLSVRRWQELSLLGASAFHLALGAALAAGVTLFAMDALPLLPRRRRALPAGAVPPPALEAALADAIEGTAGALRSARARRPRLRFLATRAPALFCAGVRSPELVVSQGALDLLDPEELRAALRHELAHLDRHDPAVSWAVMAARALLFFNPVAQVSARALARDAEWLADERAGGDRLALASALIKLHRAGLAGGAPVRRPLPFAGALSEPLRRVRSHDVEARCRRLLEPAPPPGLVFRAPRLAATAAALAALTFLVA, from the coding sequence ATGCCGAGCGGGAAGTGGTGGGTTGACTACGCGGCGCAGTCCGTGATGCACGCCTTGGTCGCCGCGCTGGCGATCGAGGCGCTCCTGAGGGTGTGGCGCGCGCGCGCGCCGGGCGACCGGCTGGTCCTGAGGCTCATCGGCCTCGGCCAGCCGCTCGTCGTCACCCCGCTGCTCTTCGCGCTCGCCCCGCTCCGGCGGGGTGAGCGCTTCGCGGACGTCTGGGCGCTCCTCTCGGTGCGACGCTGGCAGGAGCTCTCGCTGCTGGGCGCGTCGGCGTTCCACCTCGCGCTCGGCGCGGCGCTGGCGGCGGGGGTGACGCTCTTCGCGATGGACGCGCTGCCGCTGCTCCCGCGCCGGCGGCGGGCGCTGCCGGCGGGCGCGGTCCCGCCGCCCGCGCTGGAGGCGGCGCTGGCGGACGCGATCGAGGGGACGGCGGGCGCGCTGCGCTCGGCGCGCGCGCGCCGGCCCCGGCTGCGGTTCCTCGCGACCCGCGCCCCGGCGCTCTTCTGCGCGGGCGTGCGCTCCCCGGAGCTGGTGGTGTCCCAGGGGGCGCTCGACCTCCTCGACCCGGAGGAGCTGCGGGCCGCGCTCCGCCACGAGCTGGCGCACCTCGATCGCCACGACCCGGCCGTCTCGTGGGCCGTCATGGCCGCGCGGGCGCTCCTCTTCTTCAACCCCGTGGCGCAGGTGTCGGCGCGCGCGCTGGCGCGCGACGCCGAGTGGCTCGCCGACGAGCGCGCCGGGGGAGACCGCCTGGCGCTGGCGAGCGCGCTCATCAAGCTGCACCGGGCCGGGCTCGCCGGCGGGGCGCCGGTGCGGCGGCCGCTCCCGTTCGCGGGCGCGCTCTCCGAGCCGCTGCGGCGGGTCCGCTCGCACGACGTCGAGGCGCGCTGCCGGCGCCTCCTCGAGCCGGCGCCGCCGCCGGGGCTGGTCTTCCGCGCCCCCCGCCTCGCCGCCACCGCCGCGGCGCTGGCCGCGCTCACCTTCCTCGTCGCGTGA